A region of the Pseudoprevotella muciniphila genome:
CGGAAGTGGTGCACTACAATGACCACCACGATGGTATGCTCATTGTTCCCGGTATGGTATTTACCATTGAACCCATGATAAACATGGGTACCTGGGAAGTGTTCATCGATGAAGAAGACGGTTGGACTGTGGTTACTGACGACGAATTGCCGAGTGCTCAATGGGAACACACGTTCCTGGTTACTGAAAACGGCTATGAGATTTTGACGCACTGATTTCTTATTTTTCAAGTAAATATAAATCAAGATAACAGCACTTATGCACTATACAATATTAGCGATTGAATCTTCTTGCGACGACACTTCTGCCGCCGTGATGCGCGATGGCTTGCTGCTGAGCAATGTTACAGCCAGCCAGAGCATTCACGAGGCATACGGGGGTGTAGTTCCCGAACTGGCTTCGCGTGCCCACGAGCAAAACATAGTTCCAGTGGTTGACGCAGCGCTTAAGGAGGCAGACATAGCCAAGGAAGAATTGTCAGCCATTGCCGTAACATTGGGGCCGGGTCTGATGGGCTCGCTGCTCGTTGGTGTGTCGTTTGCCAAAGGCATGGCATCTGCTCTTGGCATCCCATTGATCGAGGTCAATCATCTTCAAGGCCACATAATGGCTCATTTCATCAAGGTACCGGATGAAGACAAGGCTTTACCGCCCTTTCCCTTCCTTTGCCTGATGGTCAGCGGCGGCAATTCTCAGATTGTTCGTGTTGAAGCCTACAACAAGATGGAAATCCTGGGTCAGACCATTGACGACGCCGCAGGTGAAGCGATTGACAAATGCTCTAAAGTAATGGGTTTCGGCTATCCCGGTGGTCCCATCATCGATCGCCTCGCCCGTCAGGGCAATCCGAATGCGTTTTCATTCAGCAAGCCTAACATCAAAGGGCTGGACTACAGTTTCAGCGGTCTGAAAACATCGTTTCTCTATTTTCTTCGCGACAGACTGGCGGAAGACCCGGACTTCATCGCGCACCACAAGGAAGACCTCTGTGCATCGCTTGAGAAGACCATCGTAGACATTCTGATGAAGAAACTCGTGATGGCTTCAAAAGAGACAGGCATCCGCCATGTGGCGCTCTCCGGTGGAGTGTCTGCCAACACTGCACTTCGCCGTGCCTTTGAGGAGATGGGCGAGAAAGGAAAATGGAAGATTTACATTCCTAAGTTCAGTTACACCACAGACAATGCAGCAATGATAGCCATGGTGGGACACTACAAGTTGCTCGACCGCGATTTTTGTCCGCTTGACAAGCCTGTATTTACACGCACAACAATATAAAGGAAATAACGGAATAACGATAAAAAATATAAATTATGGAGTTTGATCTCAAATTAATCAGTAAGGAAATCAACGAAAAGATGTGGAATGCTCACAAGACGCTTTCCACGGCAGAGAGTTGCACAGCCGGTCGTGTATCGAGTCTGATAACTGCCGTTCCAGGTAGTTCTAACTACTTCCGCGGTGGCTTGGTCTGCTATCAGAACGACATCAAGGAAGACCTGTTGAAAGTAAAGCCAGAAACCATAGAGAACCATACGGTTGTGAGTGAGGAAGTAGTTCGCGAGATGGTTCTCGGTGCGAATGCACTCTTCAAGACCGACTATGCGGTAGCAATTACGGGCTTTGCCGGTCCTGGCGGTGCAGACAATGCTCAGAGCAGTGTAACTATAGGTACTATCTGGGTGGCAGTCGGCAACAAGGACCGCATGGTTTGCCAGGTTCTCACAGAGGACTGCGGCAGAGAGCGCAATGTTTCGAGCGCCGTCAGCCTTGCCATGCACATGCTGCGCGACTATCTGAAGGAAGAATTTCCTGAGGTAGTGGAGGAAGAGGAAGCATAAGCGTCTGATTTCTTTAAATTTCACTCAACAAAGAAGTGCATCGTTTTATTTTTTTGAAATAAAATTTTGCGAAAAAGAAAATTAGCACTATCTTTGCACCCCGTATTGAGAAATACGCCTTTTATAGAACGTAAAAAAAAGAAGATAGAAATGTCTAAAATTTGTCAAATCACAGGAAAGAGAGCCCAGAACGGCAACAACGTTTCCCACTCTAAGCGCCGTACAAAGCGCACATTTGAAGTAAACTTGTTCACAAAGAAGTTCTACTATGTAGAAGAGGACTGCTGGATCAGCCTACGCGTCAGCGCTGCCGGTCTTCGTCTGATAAATAAGATTGGCCTTGATGCCGCTTTGCGACAGGCAGCCGAGAAGGGTTATTGCACAGAAGTAAGAATATTGGATAAATAAATAAAACGATGGCTAAGAAAGCAAAAGGAAACAGAGTTCAGGTCATTTTGGAATGCACCGAAATGAAGAACAGCGGTCTGCCCGGCGCATCACGATACATCACGACGAAGAACCGCAAGAATACACCGGAGCGTCTGGAGTTGAAGAAGTACAACCCCATCCTTCGCAAGATGACTATTCACAAAGAAATCAAATAAGATTATTGAGATATGGCAAAGAAAACAGTCGCAACACTGCAGACGGGCAAGAACGACGGTCGTTCTTACTCTAAGGTTATCAAGATGGTAAAGAGCCCCAAGACTGGTGCTTATATCTTCAATGAGGAGATGGTTCCTAACGAAGCCGTTAAGGACTTCTTTAAGAACTGATACCGCTCTCGAGGAAGAGAACCATCAAGTTTTAGACACTACAACATAGACGGACGGGCATTGTGCCTTTCCGTCTCTTTGTGCGTTCAGGGGGGCGAAGATTCATGCACTATTCAAAGAAAGGATCAATGCAACTGCTATAGAGGCTATAGAGGCTATAGAGGCTATAGAGGCTATAGAGGCTATAGAGGCTATAGAGGCTATAGAGTATATAGAAGCAAAAGACAAGAGCACTTTTCCCCTCTTTTTTTGCAGAATTTAATGTAGAGTTTTCATTTTCTGACTATTGTGGCAGGAGAGTTGCATTTATGTTTCAAAAACGTTTTTTGTGATATCTTTTCCGTCATTTTTGATTAAATTTGCACAAAATTCATGACTATTTAAGAGTATGGGCATATTCAGTTTTTTCTCCAAGAAAGAAAAGAAAGAAGTTCTTGACACTGGTCTTCAGAAAACGAAGAAGAGCGTCATAGACAAGATTACCCACGCCATAGCCGGCAAGTCGAGAGTTGACGATGAAGTTCTCGACAATGTTGAGGGTGCGTTAATCAGTTCTGACGTCGGCATAGACACTACATTGGAAATCATCAGCCGCATTGAGGCACGCGTTGCTAAGGAAAAATATGTAAACACTTCTGAATTGACATCAATTCTGAAGGAAGAAATTTCAGCCTTGTTTGCCGGAGATCCCACAGAGACCGAGGGTTTCGTATTTCCAGACGACCACAAGCCATTTGTTATCATGGTAGTAGGCGTGAACGGTGTGGGCAAGACCACGACCATCGGCAAGTTGGCTTATCAGTTCAAGCAAGCAGGATTGAAGGTAGTCCTTGGTGCTGCCGACACATTCCGCGCCGCTGCCGTTGACCAACTTTGCATCTGGGGCGAGCGCGCCGGTGTGCCAGTGATTAAGCAGCAGATGGGCAGCGACCCTGCTAGCGTTGCTTTCGACACGGTAAGCCATGCCGTAGCGAGCGGTGCCGATGTTGTCATCATCGACACAGCGGGCCGCCTGCACAACAAGGTTGGCTTGATGAACGAGTTGACAAAGATAAAGAATGTGATGAAGAAAGTAGTTGCTACTGCGCCTGACGAGATTCTGCTCGTTCTGGATGGTTCTACCGGCCAGAATGCTTTTGAGCAAGCCAAGCAGTTCATAAAGGCTACCGATGTTACGTCGCTCGCCATTACCAAACTCGACGGAACGGCCAAGGGCGGTGCTGTCATCGGCATATCCCATGAACTGAACGTTCCCGTGCGCTACATCGGCCTGGGCGAACAGATAAACGACCTGCAGCCTTTCAACAACCGCGAGTTTGTTGAGAGCCTGTTCGAAGGCATCAACCTTTAGTTTCATGTCTTGAAATACTGACGACGATGCCTACTGTGGATGTCATTACGATGGGTTGTTCAAAGAACTTGGTGGATTCCGAGCGTCTTATGAGCCTCTTTTCCCGTCATGGGTACAAAGTTTACCATGATCCCGAAACACTTCACGGCGACATTGTAGTCATCAACACCTGCGGTTTCATTCAGGATGCCAAGCAGGAGAGTATCGACATGATACTTGAACTTTGTGAAATGAAAGACGCAGGCATGTTGCGTCGTATTTTCGTGATGGGTTGCCTATCTGAGCGCTATCGCAAGGAACTGGCCGAAGAAATCCCGCAGGTTGACAAGTTTTACGGCAAGTTTGACTGGCAAGGCCTGATAGCGGATCTTCCCGGCACCACCATTCGCGAAGGCGGCGAGACGCGCCATCTGACTACTCCGGGCCATTATGCCTATCTGAAGATTTCCGAAGGTTGCGACCGCCATTGTGCCTATTGTGCCATCCCAATCATCACAGGCAGACACGTAAGCCGGCCTATGGAAGAAATACTCGATGAGGTGCGCGAACTTGTAAGTCGTGGTGTAAAGGAATTTCAGGTTATTGCCCAGGAACTCACGTACTACGGCATCGACCTCTATGGCGAACAGTGTCTTCCTGCTTTAGTGGAGGCTATGGCAAAGATTGAAGGCGTGGAATGGATTCGGCTGCACTACGCCTATCCCAACAGGTTCCCAATGGACCTTCTTCGTGTGATGCGCGAGAACGACAATGTTTGCAAATACCTTGACATTGCCCTGCAGCACGTGAGCGACAGCGTCTTGACGCGTATGCAGCGACACACCACCAAGCGCGAGACGGAGGCGTTGCTCCGCAAGATTCGTGAGGAAGTTCCGGGCATTACGCTTCGCACCACGCTGATGGTGGGTTTCTGCGGCGAAACGGAGGAAGAGTTTGAGGAACTGAAGTCGTTCGTGCGCGAACAGCGTTTTGAGCGTATGGGTGCTTTCGCCTACAGCGAAGAAGACGGTACATACGCCGCCTTGAACTACGAAGACGATGTTCCGGAAGAGGTAAAACAGTCGCGTTTAGACGAACTGATGTCCATTCAGGAAGAAATTTCCGCCTCAACAGGCGCCTCGCGTGTTGGCAGCACAGTCCGCACGATTATCGACCGCACCGAAGGTGATTATTACATTGGCAGGACCGAGTTCGACTCACCGGAAGTGGACGGAGAAGTTCTCATCAAGGCTTCGGACAAGACTTTGGAGACAGGGCAATTCTACAATGTCCGTATTACAGGGTCCGACGAGTTCGACCTCTACGGGGAAGTTAAATAAGGTGATTTCCCTTCTTTTTTTCAAGACATAAATAAGATAAGACAATACATGTACCATGAACAATAAAGAATTTTTAGAAAAGTTAAGCAATGCAACAGAATTGCCGGCAAAGGAGATGCAGCACCTCTCGGGCATGTTTTCATCTCTGATTGCAGACACGTTGGAAGACGGCGATGTGCTCACCGTTCAGAATTTCGGCAATTTCGAGGTCAAGAAAAAACTGGAACGCATCGTGGTAAACCCCTCTACCAAACAGCGCATGCTCGTCCCCCCAAAACTCGCGATGAGTTTCAAGCCTGGGGCTGCCATCAAGGAGAAATTCAAAAACAAATGATGCCTGCGCCCACCTTATTTTATTTCCATTTTAACACCTTAGAGTTAAAGGCAAATATACTTGCATCCTTACTTTTTTATCAGTTAAAGAATGAGATACACACTTAAAGACATAACCGACTTGTTCGCCAAGAAGAGCAAGTTGCCCCAGAAGAAAGCAGAGGCTTTTGCAAAGGCATTCTTCAGGACCATTGTGGAAGGTCTTGAACAGGACAACATGACGAAGGTAAAGAACTTCGGCACGTTCAAGATAGTGGCAGTGAGCGACCGCCAGAGTGTTGACGTCAACACGGGTCAGCCGGTACTTATCAGTGGGCACAACAAGGTTTCATTCACTCCCGATGAGAAGTTTAAGTCCATTGTCAATCGTCCGTTCTCTCAATTTGAAACCATCATCCTCAACGAAGAGACTGACACAGATGAGATTGAGCGTGTGAAAACACCTGTTCTGCCCGAGCCTGCAGCCAAAGAGGAGACACCAAGCCCTGATGCGCCTTCGATGCAACAAACGGAAACGGACACACACACCAAAGAAGTTTTACAGCACACTGAAGAAACAGCAGAGAAGCCAGACACCCGAGTTTCTGCAAATGAGGAGGCAATAACTGAAGAGGCACATTCTTCTCCATCAGCACCTGTAGCGTCTGAAAATGCTACACCCCGCTATGCTGCCGGCATCATGCAAGTGCAGGAAAAACCAGAAAAGGCAATAGAACCGACAGAAGAAGTTTCGGATGCCCCCCCACCTGCAGAGGAGACAGAGCAGACTATTTCAGAAAAGCCATCCCTTGATAAAGGCAAATGGAAAATTGCTGCCGCCATATTGGGGCTGCTGTTGCTTGCCGGTATCTTTTTCTGGGTTGTCAACCGTAGTGGCAATGCCACTCCCGAGTCTGACACGACCGTTGCAGCGACCGACAGCGCACAACAAGTCAAGAATGATTCACTTGCGGGTGCTGCCCAAACAGAAGTTTCAGATGGCATCACTATTGGCAAGAACGGCGAGAAACTTCAACTTTTCGGCACGAAGGACTCCCGAGACATCGTCAACAACTTTGAAATTGTCGGCGACCTTGAGGAGTACGAGTTCAAATATGGCGACATCATAGAACTCATAGCCAAGGAACGCTATGGCGACAACTTCTTCGTGACATACATCTACAAACACAACAACATGAAGCCCTACAGCCACGTTTCTGCGGGTACCAGGCTTAAACTGCCAAAGTTGAAACGCAAAGAATAGGCATATCTTCTATTTCTATGAATTTCAGCGGTTTTTCAATCAGTCTTTAAACTAAGACTACAACGAAAAGCCGCTTCTTTGTTCATTTATAACACACCTCGAAATCACTCAAGATTAACGAAGAAAAAAACTTAAAAATCAGGTGTTTTTTTTCGCTACGTTACTGCAAATTTTTAACAAGAAAATTATACTTTTGCAGTATGAATGAGATATCGAGACACCTCGTCAAATTATTGCTTGACCACAACTGCGTGATTATCCCCGACTTAGGCGGATTTATTGCCCAGTATATCCCCGCCGAGTACAGAGAAGACGACTACACATACCAACCTCCCCAGCGCATTGTCTCCTTCAATCAGGAACTGACACTTAATGATGGTTTGCTGATTCAGTCGCTCATGCAGACTTACGACACGACTTTCCCCGAGACACTCAAGATGCTCGAGGATGCCGTGATTGATATGAAGGAAGAACTGTACGAGAAAGGTGAGTTGGACCTTGTAGGTGTTGGTGTGCTGAGGCTGAACCTTGAAGGCAACTACGAGTTTG
Encoded here:
- the rpmG gene encoding 50S ribosomal protein L33, whose amino-acid sequence is MAKKAKGNRVQVILECTEMKNSGLPGASRYITTKNRKNTPERLELKKYNPILRKMTIHKEIK
- the rpmB gene encoding 50S ribosomal protein L28 — its product is MSKICQITGKRAQNGNNVSHSKRRTKRTFEVNLFTKKFYYVEEDCWISLRVSAAGLRLINKIGLDAALRQAAEKGYCTEVRILDK
- a CDS encoding HU family DNA-binding protein gives rise to the protein MRYTLKDITDLFAKKSKLPQKKAEAFAKAFFRTIVEGLEQDNMTKVKNFGTFKIVAVSDRQSVDVNTGQPVLISGHNKVSFTPDEKFKSIVNRPFSQFETIILNEETDTDEIERVKTPVLPEPAAKEETPSPDAPSMQQTETDTHTKEVLQHTEETAEKPDTRVSANEEAITEEAHSSPSAPVASENATPRYAAGIMQVQEKPEKAIEPTEEVSDAPPPAEETEQTISEKPSLDKGKWKIAAAILGLLLLAGIFFWVVNRSGNATPESDTTVAATDSAQQVKNDSLAGAAQTEVSDGITIGKNGEKLQLFGTKDSRDIVNNFEIVGDLEEYEFKYGDIIELIAKERYGDNFFVTYIYKHNNMKPYSHVSAGTRLKLPKLKRKE
- a CDS encoding HU family DNA-binding protein, translated to MNNKEFLEKLSNATELPAKEMQHLSGMFSSLIADTLEDGDVLTVQNFGNFEVKKKLERIVVNPSTKQRMLVPPKLAMSFKPGAAIKEKFKNK
- a CDS encoding CinA family protein, translating into MEFDLKLISKEINEKMWNAHKTLSTAESCTAGRVSSLITAVPGSSNYFRGGLVCYQNDIKEDLLKVKPETIENHTVVSEEVVREMVLGANALFKTDYAVAITGFAGPGGADNAQSSVTIGTIWVAVGNKDRMVCQVLTEDCGRERNVSSAVSLAMHMLRDYLKEEFPEVVEEEEA
- the ftsY gene encoding signal recognition particle-docking protein FtsY, with product MGIFSFFSKKEKKEVLDTGLQKTKKSVIDKITHAIAGKSRVDDEVLDNVEGALISSDVGIDTTLEIISRIEARVAKEKYVNTSELTSILKEEISALFAGDPTETEGFVFPDDHKPFVIMVVGVNGVGKTTTIGKLAYQFKQAGLKVVLGAADTFRAAAVDQLCIWGERAGVPVIKQQMGSDPASVAFDTVSHAVASGADVVIIDTAGRLHNKVGLMNELTKIKNVMKKVVATAPDEILLVLDGSTGQNAFEQAKQFIKATDVTSLAITKLDGTAKGGAVIGISHELNVPVRYIGLGEQINDLQPFNNREFVESLFEGINL
- a CDS encoding DUF4295 domain-containing protein; the encoded protein is MAKKTVATLQTGKNDGRSYSKVIKMVKSPKTGAYIFNEEMVPNEAVKDFFKN
- the tsaD gene encoding tRNA (adenosine(37)-N6)-threonylcarbamoyltransferase complex transferase subunit TsaD; the encoded protein is MHYTILAIESSCDDTSAAVMRDGLLLSNVTASQSIHEAYGGVVPELASRAHEQNIVPVVDAALKEADIAKEELSAIAVTLGPGLMGSLLVGVSFAKGMASALGIPLIEVNHLQGHIMAHFIKVPDEDKALPPFPFLCLMVSGGNSQIVRVEAYNKMEILGQTIDDAAGEAIDKCSKVMGFGYPGGPIIDRLARQGNPNAFSFSKPNIKGLDYSFSGLKTSFLYFLRDRLAEDPDFIAHHKEDLCASLEKTIVDILMKKLVMASKETGIRHVALSGGVSANTALRRAFEEMGEKGKWKIYIPKFSYTTDNAAMIAMVGHYKLLDRDFCPLDKPVFTRTTI
- the rimO gene encoding 30S ribosomal protein S12 methylthiotransferase RimO, encoding MPTVDVITMGCSKNLVDSERLMSLFSRHGYKVYHDPETLHGDIVVINTCGFIQDAKQESIDMILELCEMKDAGMLRRIFVMGCLSERYRKELAEEIPQVDKFYGKFDWQGLIADLPGTTIREGGETRHLTTPGHYAYLKISEGCDRHCAYCAIPIITGRHVSRPMEEILDEVRELVSRGVKEFQVIAQELTYYGIDLYGEQCLPALVEAMAKIEGVEWIRLHYAYPNRFPMDLLRVMRENDNVCKYLDIALQHVSDSVLTRMQRHTTKRETEALLRKIREEVPGITLRTTLMVGFCGETEEEFEELKSFVREQRFERMGAFAYSEEDGTYAALNYEDDVPEEVKQSRLDELMSIQEEISASTGASRVGSTVRTIIDRTEGDYYIGRTEFDSPEVDGEVLIKASDKTLETGQFYNVRITGSDEFDLYGEVK